The following proteins come from a genomic window of Anopheles ziemanni chromosome 3, idAnoZiCoDA_A2_x.2, whole genome shotgun sequence:
- the LOC131286786 gene encoding glycerol kinase: MSGSNGSRSKFGSLIGVLYVGHTSCKCLIYATRNAEVLTCHESPLESLSPQSGWIEFEPLGIWKTARLCLETAVQNLIILDISPLDIVAIGVCNQRETTVLWDRITGEPLCNAIGWCDTRTTAVVGGILQRVRGKKNYLKSVCGLPVSNCFSAVKIRWMMENVETVQEAIDNGRAAFGTLDSWIIWMLTGGPETGIHVTDVTNASRTMLMSLETCEWDERLCRFFRIPSKILPEIRSCSEVYGYINDGPLSGIPIASCLGDQQAALLGQMCLNAGQANCTIDDGTFVLFNTAQEIIDSDHGLLSTVAYQLGARGDVYYALEGAIAHAGSSIAWLKRTLALNPPGSDPMNNSGTGLIPDGTSPLLASFCSASSPVPQYNDAKTFVGSSARAGVIFVPAFSGYYTPYWRYKARGMMFGITLQTTPQQILFAAHEAICHQVREVLESLANDCPTWPKLSKLIVGGDLCEQPFLVQMLSDLNGLLLERPQTSTPACLGAMLAAGLATEILSIDQFRQNCVPPTDVFNTAYNSSQRDMKFRRWKMAVDRCLNFDSVSESDPVKLIYGGRDPDSHVRCSIPGSVFIVSSFALVVVAQLLKQNGFG; this comes from the exons ATGAGCGGAAGCAACGGCTCTAGAAGCAAGTTCGGATCCCTAATTGGTGTCCTGTACGTGGGTCACACGAGCTGCAAATGTTTG ATTTACGCAACCAGGAATGCCGAAGTCCTCACGTGCCACGAAAGCCCCCTGGAATCTCTTTCCCCGCAGTCCGGTTGGATCGAATTCGAACCGTTGGGAATATGGAAAACGGCTCGACTGTGCCTCGAAACGGCAGTACAGAACTTAATCATACTAGACATCAGTCCTCTGGACATCGTTGCCATCGGAGTTTGCAACCAGCGCGAAACGACGGTACTGTGGGACCGGATTACGGGCGAGCCGTTGTGCAATGCAATCGGCTGGTGCGACACAAGAACGACCGCCGTGGTGGGTGGCATCTTGCAGCGAGTACGAGGGAAAAAGAACTACCTGAAATCGGTATGCGGGTTACCCGTTAGCAATTGCTTTAGTGCGGTCAAAATTCGATGGATGATGGAAAACGTTGAGACGGTGCAGGAAGCAATCGATAATGGGCGGGCCGCATTTGGTACGCTAGATAGCTGGATAATTTGGATGCTAACCGGCGGTCCTGAGACGGGCATTCATGTGACGGACGTGACGAACGCATCGAGGACGATGCTGATGAGTCTGGAAACTTGCGAGTGGGACGAGCGATTGTGTCGCTTTTTTAGAATTCCTAGTAAGATTCTCCCGGAAATACGGAGCTGTTCCGAGGTGTACGGGTACATTAACGATGGACCTCTCAGTGGTATACCGATTGCAAGC tgCCTTGGAGATCAACAAGCAGCGCTTCTCGGGCAAATGTGCCTGAACGCCGGACAGGCCAATTGCACAATTGACGATGGAACGTTTGTTCTATTCAACACCGCACAGGAAATCATCGATTCGGATCATGGACTTCTTTCGACCGTTGCGTACCAGCTGGGCGCACGTGGTGATGTATACTACGCATTGGAAGGAGCAATCGCACACGCTGGTTCATCGATAGCCTGGCTCAAACGTACCCTTGCCCTCAACCCGCCTGGAAGCGATCCTATGAACAACAGTGGAACCGGCCTCATTCCCGATGGCACGTCACCGCTGCTCGCTTCGTTTTGTTCCGCCAGCTCCCCCGTACCACAGTACAACGACGCGAAAACGTTCGTCGGTAGTAGTGCACGCGCTGGCGTCATCTTTGTACCTGCATTCAGTGGATACTACACGCCCTATTGGCGATATAAGGCGCGCGGGATGATGTTTGGGATAACGTTACAAACGACACCGCAGCAGATACTGTTTGCCGCGCATGAAGCGATTTGCCATCAAGTCCGCGAAGTGTTGGAATCGCTGGCCAACGATTGCCCGACCTGGCCGAAACTATCGAAGCTGATCGTCGGTGGGGATCTCTGCGAGCAGCCGTTTCTGGTGCAGATGCTATCGGATTTGAATGGACTGTTGCTCGAGCGACCGCAAACATCGACACCGGCCTGCTTGGGGGCGATGTTGGCCGCCGGGCTTGCTACCGAAATTCTGTCCATCGATCAGTTCCGCCAAAACTGTGTTCCGCCGACGGATGTCTTCAACACTGCGTACAACTCTAGTC AAAGGGATATGAAATTTCGCCGCTGGAAAATGGCCGTCGACCGGTGTTTAAATTTCGACTCCGTTTCCGAGAGCGATCCGGTTAAGCTGATCTACGGCGGACGGGACCCGGACTCGCACGTGCGCTGTTCGATCCCGGGTTCGGTGTTCATCGTGTCGTCATTTGCGCTCGTCGTAGTAGCGCAGCTGCTGAAGCAGAACGGTTTCGGATAG